Sequence from the Caminicella sporogenes DSM 14501 genome:
ATATTGCATTTTTTATCATCGCTTCTACTCTGTGTGCTGATGATGTCCCTGTTGTTGTTGCTATGAACATTTCTTTTCCTTCGCCTGGTGTTATTACTTTTCCTACTGTTGATACTCCTATTGGAAAGTTGTAGTGCATTGTTACACATGCTCCTATGTATCCACTATCTAATAGCTGTTCCATTTTTTTGTGCATTTCTTTTTCTTCTTTTACTTCGATTATTTCAAGTTCTGTTTCTACTTTTGGTCCTATTAGTACTATGTCAAAGTCTATTCCACTCTTTGCTGCTATTTCTGCTCCTTTTACTAGATTTTCTACTCCATGTTCACTGCCTAAAGTTGTCAGTCCTACTTTTATTTTTTTTCTATATTTTCCTGTTTCTATGGCGTCAGCTATTTCTATAAGCATGTTGCCCAGCATTTTTTTTATTGTTTTGTTTTCTTCCACCTTAGGCACCTCCTAGTCTTTTAGTAAATGCATTGCAAATTCTTTCATGGCTTTTGCTATCATTCCTTTTATTTCTTCTTTTGAAATTTCCATATCTTCTTTTACTTTACCACTGTTTCTTTCTATTATTACTGATACTCCGTCAAATAGGTTTGTCATTCTTCCAAGGAATAGGCTTCCTTTTCCTACTATCATTATTTTGTTTAGGTTTCCTTCTGTTAGATCTTCTCTTGCAAATCCTAGGTATGGTACTCCTGATGGTATGTGTCCCTGTGTTGGTGCCCAGCCAGGCATTCCATGTTTTTCTACAAATGATGCTAGTTCTTTTCTCTCTAGTTCTTTTCTCTTTACTCCTAATGCTCCTATCATTTTGTAGTTCGCTGCCGGTACGTCTCCTGCTCCTGCCGGTTTTGTTATGTCTGGGTTTTGCATTTCTACTGAGTATTTGTCTATGTCTGTTATTTTTAGGTTGCCTTTGTCGAGTGGTGCTGTTATTAGTGATGTTATTACTGCTTGTGGTGATGAGCCTGTTCCTACTGTGTGTCTTCCTACTAGGTCTGTTCTTATTATTGGGTTTTTTCCATCGTTTTTGCTTATTAGTATTGCAAATCCTCCTATTACGTCTTCTAGTATAGGCATGTTTTTCTTTACGTGGTCTTTTCCGTTCATTCCTAGTTTTGCTGTCGCTCCTCCTGCTACTACTACTACGTTTTCATATGTTCCTGCCGCTACTAGTGATGCTGCCGCTATTAGTGCATGTGTCGGCCCTGCACAGAATCCTCTCATGTCTGAGCCTGTTGCGTTTTCTGCTCCTACTATTTCTGCTATCGATTTTGCAAAGTTCCCTCCTCCTCTTTGGTTCATGTCTCCACATGCTTCTTCTGAACATTCTATTACGTAGTCTATGCTCTTTTCGTCTATTCCATTTTTGTCTATTAGATGTTTAAATGCTAATACTCCTGAT
This genomic interval carries:
- the grdD gene encoding glycine/sarcosine/betaine reductase complex component C subunit alpha, with the translated sequence MLGNMLIEIADAIETGKYRKKIKVGLTTLGSEHGVENLVKGAEIAAKSGIDFDIVLIGPKVETELEIIEVKEEKEMHKKMEQLLDSGYIGACVTMHYNFPIGVSTVGKVITPGEGKEMFIATTTGTSSAHRVEAMIKNAIYGIITAKAMGIKKPSVGILNVDGARQVERALKQLNENGYEINFGESTRSDGGCIMRGNDLLKGAVDVMVTDTLTG
- the grdC gene encoding glycine/sarcosine/betaine reductase complex component C subunit beta; protein product: MNYAVVKGTGYILVHTPDMVMHNGTTQTTEKITNPDSEYLKKVPEHLRKYEEVIKYAPNQVYIGNMTPEELREYEMPWYDKEVPNGDRFGKYGEIMPQDEFIGLMKICDAFDLVKIEKEFNKEIKEKLTKHPLFKEEAEKLKEGEEKEEIERQIKENGAEGIYHEGKLVGCVKRAHDIDPNLNAHIMFENLVVKASGVLAFKHLIDKNGIDEKSIDYVIECSEEACGDMNQRGGGNFAKSIAEIVGAENATGSDMRGFCAGPTHALIAAASLVAAGTYENVVVVAGGATAKLGMNGKDHVKKNMPILEDVIGGFAILISKNDGKNPIIRTDLVGRHTVGTGSSPQAVITSLITAPLDKGNLKITDIDKYSVEMQNPDITKPAGAGDVPAANYKMIGALGVKRKELERKELASFVEKHGMPGWAPTQGHIPSGVPYLGFAREDLTEGNLNKIMIVGKGSLFLGRMTNLFDGVSVIIERNSGKVKEDMEISKEEIKGMIAKAMKEFAMHLLKD